The proteins below are encoded in one region of Homo sapiens chromosome 2, GRCh38.p14 Primary Assembly:
- the FBXO48 gene encoding F-box only protein 48 isoform X1: protein MHKNSKRNNNLRVSHTEANSVDAEKEKNESQNNFFELLPAEITFKIFSQLDIRSLCRASLTCRSWNDTIRNSDSLWKPHCMTVRAVCRREIDDDLESGYSWRVILLRNYQKSKVKHEWLSGRYSNICSPISLPEKIMYPMDADTWGEILEAELER from the exons ATGCATAAAAACTCCAAGAGAAACAATAATTTAAGAGTTTCTCACACAGAAGCGAACTCTGTGGAtgctgagaaggaaaaaaatgagagtcAAAACAACTTTTTTGAACTGCTGCCTGCagaaatcacttttaaaattttcagtcagCTGGACATTCGGAGTCTGTGCAGGGCTTCATTGACATGCAGGAGCTGGAATGACACAATAAGAAACAGTGACTCTTTATGGAAACCTCACTGCATGACTGTAAGAGCTGTGTGCCGAAGAGAAATAGATGATGATCTAGAAAGTGGTTATTCCTGGAGG GTGATACTGCTGAGGAATTACCAGAAGAGTAAAGTGAAACACGAATGGCTAAGTGGCAGATACAGCAACATTTGTTCTCCCATTAGCCTACCAGAAAAAATCATGTACCCAATGGATGCAGATACATGGGGGGAAATTCTAGAAGCAGAACTGGAaagataa